From the Streptomyces pluripotens genome, one window contains:
- a CDS encoding IS3 family transposase has translation MARLTADRAGDAPAAPGGGDRGDLPLLRGTYGSPKVFIELVRRGWRVSVNTVAKLMAELGLAGRKVTRRRSLIRPGKRPAAPDFVRRDFTAEEPDLVWAGDMTEFDTGEGKLYLATVIDLFSRRLLGYAMGARHDAELVVASLNMAAATRGGDVRGVIMHTDRGSEYCSRKFKRACRKLGVVQSMGRVGSCFDNAVSEAFNSVLKVEYVHRHTFRTRTEARIKIATWITDFYNTRRLHSVCGFKSPIDYEREYRATLTEGLAA, from the coding sequence GTGGCGCGACTGACCGCCGACCGAGCGGGAGATGCGCCCGCAGCACCTGGTGGAGGAGATCGAGGAGATCTTCCGCTGCTCCGGGGCACTTACGGCTCGCCGAAGGTGTTCATCGAGCTGGTACGCCGGGGCTGGCGGGTGTCGGTGAACACCGTCGCGAAGCTGATGGCCGAGCTCGGGCTGGCGGGCCGGAAGGTCACGCGCCGCCGGTCTCTGATCAGGCCAGGGAAGCGGCCGGCCGCCCCGGACTTCGTCCGCCGGGACTTCACCGCCGAGGAACCCGACCTCGTCTGGGCAGGCGACATGACCGAGTTCGACACCGGCGAGGGCAAGCTCTACCTGGCAACGGTGATCGATCTTTTCTCCCGTCGGCTGCTCGGCTACGCGATGGGCGCCCGGCACGACGCCGAACTGGTGGTGGCTTCACTCAACATGGCCGCGGCCACCCGGGGCGGCGACGTCCGCGGTGTGATCATGCACACCGACAGAGGTAGCGAATACTGCTCCCGGAAGTTCAAGCGGGCCTGCCGCAAGCTGGGCGTCGTGCAGTCCATGGGCCGAGTCGGATCTTGCTTCGACAACGCCGTGAGCGAGGCGTTCAACAGCGTGCTGAAGGTCGAGTACGTCCACCGGCACACCTTCCGCACCCGCACCGAGGCCCGCATCAAGATCGCCACCTGGATCACTGACTTCTACAACACCAGGCGGCTACATAGCGTGTGCGGGTTCAAAAGCCCGATCGACTACGAACGCGAGTACCGGGCCACCCTCACCGAGGGACTGGCCGCATAG
- a CDS encoding VWA domain-containing protein, whose amino-acid sequence MIRRQRLVAGVCALLAALTAGLAFPSSAVADETEQAAPKVELVLDVSGSMRTRDIDGGSRMAAAKQAFNEVLDATPKEVQLGIRTLGANYHGNDRKEGCKDTAQLYPVGPLNRTDAKAAVATLAPTGWTPIGPALLKAADDLRGGDGTRRIVLISDGEDTCQPLDPCEVAREIAAKGIGLTIDTLGLVPDAKTRDQLSCIADATGGTYTSVQHKEELTDRVGQLVDRAADPVVTPVAAEGADRCEKAPMLTSGLYTDREEFGQQRWYKVEVNPGQELRASVSVADDRAVNPQYGVLLRAVTVHGREIVRGEAGGTGRTDVISTGLRYPRPKSDDDAATAETVCLQVTQSFSAASEVKTTPGLPLELTVDVVDGPSGHHDVASFGLGRGWWLLGALVLAGFLAGLLWGWLSRWRVAVWRTN is encoded by the coding sequence ATGATCAGAAGACAACGGCTGGTGGCGGGAGTCTGCGCTCTGCTCGCCGCCCTGACGGCGGGACTCGCGTTCCCGTCCTCGGCTGTGGCCGACGAGACGGAACAGGCGGCTCCCAAGGTCGAACTCGTGCTGGACGTCAGCGGTTCCATGCGCACCAGGGACATCGACGGTGGTTCCCGAATGGCCGCGGCGAAGCAGGCGTTCAACGAGGTGCTCGACGCGACTCCCAAGGAGGTCCAGCTCGGCATCCGCACCCTGGGCGCCAACTACCACGGCAACGACCGCAAAGAGGGCTGCAAGGACACCGCCCAGCTCTACCCGGTCGGCCCGCTGAACCGGACCGATGCGAAGGCGGCGGTGGCCACGCTGGCGCCGACCGGTTGGACGCCGATCGGGCCCGCGCTGCTGAAGGCGGCGGACGATCTGCGCGGCGGTGACGGTACCCGCCGTATCGTCCTGATCAGCGACGGCGAGGACACCTGCCAGCCGCTCGATCCGTGCGAAGTGGCCCGGGAGATAGCCGCCAAGGGCATCGGGCTGACCATCGACACCCTTGGTCTGGTGCCGGACGCCAAGACGCGCGATCAGCTCAGCTGCATCGCGGACGCGACCGGCGGGACCTACACCTCCGTGCAGCACAAGGAGGAACTGACCGACCGAGTGGGGCAGTTGGTGGATCGTGCGGCCGATCCAGTGGTCACGCCGGTGGCCGCCGAGGGAGCCGACCGGTGCGAGAAGGCGCCGATGCTCACGTCGGGGCTGTACACCGACCGTGAGGAGTTCGGGCAGCAGCGCTGGTACAAGGTGGAGGTCAACCCCGGCCAGGAGCTGCGCGCCTCGGTGAGCGTGGCGGACGACCGGGCCGTCAACCCCCAGTATGGTGTGCTGTTGAGGGCGGTGACCGTGCACGGGCGTGAGATCGTGCGCGGTGAGGCCGGCGGCACCGGCCGTACGGACGTCATCTCGACCGGCCTGCGCTACCCGCGGCCGAAGAGCGACGACGACGCGGCGACCGCGGAGACGGTGTGTCTGCAGGTCACCCAGTCGTTCTCGGCTGCTTCGGAGGTGAAGACGACGCCGGGTCTGCCGCTGGAGCTGACCGTGGACGTGGTGGACGGACCGTCCGGTCACCACGACGTGGCCTCGTTCGGGCTCGGGCGCGGCTGGTGGCTGCTCGGCGCACTGGTGCTGGCCGGCTTCCTGGCAGGTCTGCTGTGGGGGTGGCTGTCACGCTGGCGGGTCGCGGTCTGGAGGACGAACTGA
- a CDS encoding helix-turn-helix domain-containing protein has protein sequence MSSDVTPDPCADPLRFGQRVQILRERRGMTQTQVADLLGVSPHTYRKIENGQQKAPGLESVLRIAEILRVRDLADLTGRPEAQVALFVGPGHPRLAAVKAAIDSFPLTTVVEPPPVAHLEARMHAAWKARHASKNHREAIGKLLPDLIRDAQALVRQADSAAERRRTQALLAQTYSLSQFFIAYQPDSSLLWRVAERGMVAAQDSEDPHTIGVAAWLLAQAHRDTGPRHYDAADAVNLEAVRYLEPLLPDASDDVLAIAGALQFELGYTAARRLETGTAWRHWDKANDMATRLPADYYHPVTSFSRAVMGAHAVTVAVELRQGGESVRQAARADDYVIESRPRRARHRIEEARGFQLDGQPDAALASLGKAFEAAPETIRYNGYAKTILLESIESTQAPRRRRAAELAEKVGLLAA, from the coding sequence ATGTCCTCAGATGTTACCCCGGACCCGTGCGCCGATCCGCTGAGGTTTGGTCAGAGAGTGCAGATCCTGCGTGAGCGTCGAGGGATGACCCAAACCCAGGTCGCTGATCTCCTTGGTGTCTCGCCGCATACCTACCGCAAGATCGAGAATGGCCAGCAGAAAGCACCAGGCCTGGAATCAGTGCTCCGCATCGCTGAGATTCTCCGGGTCCGTGACCTGGCCGACCTCACGGGCAGGCCGGAGGCACAGGTGGCACTATTCGTCGGCCCGGGGCACCCGCGGCTCGCAGCCGTGAAGGCCGCGATCGACTCGTTTCCACTCACCACCGTCGTGGAACCGCCACCCGTTGCGCACCTGGAGGCTCGGATGCACGCCGCGTGGAAGGCCCGGCATGCGTCGAAGAATCACAGGGAGGCCATCGGCAAGCTGCTGCCCGACCTGATCCGGGACGCCCAGGCCCTCGTACGGCAGGCCGACAGCGCCGCGGAACGGCGACGGACGCAGGCCCTCCTCGCCCAGACGTACTCGCTCTCGCAGTTCTTCATCGCCTACCAACCCGACAGCTCCTTGCTGTGGCGCGTGGCTGAGCGGGGCATGGTTGCCGCCCAGGACAGCGAGGACCCGCACACGATCGGTGTGGCGGCCTGGCTCCTGGCACAGGCGCATCGCGATACCGGCCCCCGCCACTACGATGCTGCGGACGCCGTCAACCTGGAAGCCGTCCGCTACCTGGAACCCTTGCTGCCCGACGCGAGCGACGATGTCCTTGCCATCGCAGGCGCCTTGCAGTTCGAACTCGGGTACACCGCGGCGCGCCGCCTGGAGACCGGCACGGCATGGCGGCACTGGGACAAGGCGAACGACATGGCCACCCGGCTGCCGGCCGACTACTACCACCCCGTCACCTCGTTCTCACGCGCTGTGATGGGCGCCCACGCGGTCACCGTGGCAGTCGAGCTGCGCCAGGGTGGCGAGTCCGTTCGGCAAGCGGCCCGTGCCGACGATTACGTCATCGAGTCCAGGCCGCGCCGGGCCCGGCACAGGATCGAGGAGGCCCGGGGATTCCAGTTGGATGGCCAGCCGGATGCGGCGCTGGCGTCGCTGGGTAAGGCGTTCGAAGCCGCACCGGAGACGATCCGATACAACGGGTACGCGAAGACGATCCTCTTGGAGAGTATCGAGTCCACTCAGGCACCACGTCGGCGTCGCGCGGCAGAACTGGCCGAGAAGGTAGGCCTTCTCGCTGCCTGA
- a CDS encoding IucA/IucC family protein has product MVYRPLTTEAEVARELAGIRPGLLPGYTAELPGARAAVLTRLWRALAHEPLPWVTRRFGGTGGLALLLDDGRALHGPASDPYATGAHVNDLRLDGVPYDDPALLVADLAVPHAAGFSAELAHSVVSLALSRADAVHPEEWPAQDWQWEQRVIDGHPFHPNCRARTDFSVSDQLAYGPEHRPVVELGTVPVRADQCLVSGSWPGELRDGGHLLLPVHPWQAEHVLKRSSRPWRTARPLLSLRTLAPTDGGPHVKTALSTRLTSSVRDISGYSVRASADLSALGAALAARTDGLLHVTHTLGAVSAHSPDLAALLRESPEVYAAPGERVLPVAALTTTALPSSPAWLAAFTRLALTVGLRLLELGVALEAHGQNLLVILSAGGEPVRLVYRDLADIRISPARLAHHGLTPPDLTGRLITDDETALRRKLFGSLVAGALAGTAGSGPALGAALESAVPDLPDTADLRALREDPLPAKALTLMRLSPDSPGDLWTSLPNPLVLERGPSGQ; this is encoded by the coding sequence ATGGTGTACCGTCCGTTGACCACCGAGGCCGAGGTCGCCCGGGAACTGGCCGGTATCCGGCCCGGTTTGCTTCCCGGGTACACAGCCGAACTACCAGGGGCGCGCGCCGCCGTGCTGACCCGTCTGTGGCGGGCGCTCGCCCATGAGCCGCTGCCGTGGGTCACCCGGAGGTTTGGGGGGACAGGCGGTCTCGCCCTGCTGCTCGACGACGGCCGGGCCCTGCACGGACCGGCCTCGGATCCCTACGCGACCGGCGCGCACGTCAACGACCTACGTTTGGACGGTGTGCCCTACGACGATCCGGCGCTGCTGGTGGCGGACCTCGCGGTGCCGCACGCAGCCGGGTTCTCGGCCGAACTCGCGCACAGTGTGGTGTCGTTGGCGCTGTCGCGGGCGGACGCGGTTCACCCGGAGGAGTGGCCCGCTCAGGACTGGCAATGGGAGCAGCGGGTGATCGACGGGCACCCGTTCCACCCCAACTGCCGTGCCCGGACCGACTTCTCGGTGTCGGACCAGTTGGCGTACGGGCCGGAGCACCGGCCGGTGGTGGAGCTGGGCACGGTACCGGTGCGGGCGGACCAGTGCCTGGTGTCGGGTTCCTGGCCGGGTGAACTGCGTGACGGAGGGCACCTGTTGCTGCCCGTGCATCCCTGGCAGGCAGAACATGTGCTCAAACGGTCCAGCCGTCCGTGGCGCACGGCCCGTCCTCTGCTGTCCCTGCGCACCCTCGCGCCGACCGACGGCGGCCCGCACGTGAAGACGGCGCTGAGCACCCGGCTGACCTCCTCGGTCCGGGACATCTCCGGGTACTCGGTCCGAGCGTCCGCGGACCTCTCGGCTCTCGGAGCCGCGCTGGCCGCCCGCACAGACGGACTCCTGCACGTCACGCACACGTTGGGGGCGGTGTCCGCCCACTCGCCGGACCTGGCCGCACTGCTCAGGGAGTCGCCCGAGGTGTACGCGGCACCGGGCGAGCGGGTCCTGCCGGTGGCCGCGCTCACCACCACGGCCCTCCCCTCCTCCCCCGCCTGGCTCGCGGCCTTCACGCGCCTTGCGCTCACCGTCGGCCTGCGTCTGCTGGAACTGGGCGTGGCGCTGGAGGCGCACGGCCAGAATCTCCTGGTGATCCTGTCGGCCGGTGGTGAACCCGTGCGCCTGGTCTACCGCGACCTGGCCGATATCCGGATCAGTCCCGCCCGTCTGGCCCACCACGGCTTGACCCCGCCGGACCTCACGGGCCGTCTGATCACCGACGACGAAACCGCCTTGCGGCGCAAGCTGTTCGGCTCTCTGGTGGCGGGCGCCCTGGCCGGCACCGCTGGTTCGGGTCCGGCTCTCGGCGCGGCCCTGGAGTCCGCCGTGCCGGACCTGCCGGACACCGCGGATCTGCGGGCACTGCGCGAAGACCCGCTGCCCGCCAAGGCGCTGACCCTGATGCGTTTGTCCCCGGACAGTCCCGGTGACCTGTGGACCTCGCTGCCCAACCCGCTCGTTTTGGAGCGCGGCCCGTCCGGTCAATAG
- the aceB gene encoding malate synthase A has protein sequence MSAPAPSPLAIVDAEPLPRQEEVLTDAALTFVAELHRRFTPRRDELLARRAERRADIARTSSLDFLPETAAIREDDSWRVAPAPASLNDRRVEITGPTDRKMTINALNSGARVWLADFEDASAPTWENVVLGQLNLIDAYTRNIDFTDERTGKSYALRPNEELATVVMRPRGWHLTERHLVDADGQPVPGAFVDFGLYFFHNAQRLLDLGKGPYFYLPKTESHLEARLWNDVFIFAQDYVGIPQGTIRATVLIETITAAYEMEEILYELRDHASGLNAGRWDYLFSIVKNFRDGGPKFVLPDRNAVTMTAPFMRAYTELLVRTCHKRGAHAIGGMAAFIPSRKDPEVNKVAFEKVRADKDREAEDGFDGSWVAHPDLVPIAMESFDKVLGDKPNQKDRLREDVHVEAADLTAIDSLEAKPTYNGLVNAVQVGIRYIEAWLRGLGAVAIFNLMEDAATAEISRSQIWQWINAGVEFENGEKATPELARKVATEELAAIREEVGEDAFAAGHWQEAHDLLLKVSLDADYADFLTLPAYEQLHG, from the coding sequence ATGTCCGCACCAGCGCCGTCCCCGCTGGCCATCGTCGACGCCGAGCCCCTGCCCCGGCAGGAGGAGGTCCTCACGGACGCCGCGCTCACCTTCGTGGCGGAGCTGCACCGGCGGTTCACCCCGCGCCGTGACGAGCTCCTCGCCCGCCGGGCCGAGCGCCGCGCCGACATCGCCCGCACCTCCTCGCTCGACTTCCTCCCCGAAACGGCCGCGATCCGCGAGGACGACTCGTGGAGGGTCGCCCCGGCACCCGCCTCGCTGAACGACCGACGGGTGGAGATCACCGGTCCGACCGACCGCAAGATGACCATCAACGCGCTCAACTCGGGCGCACGGGTCTGGCTCGCCGACTTCGAGGACGCCTCCGCGCCCACCTGGGAGAACGTAGTCCTCGGCCAGCTCAACCTGATCGACGCCTACACCCGGAACATCGACTTCACGGACGAGCGCACCGGCAAGTCGTACGCTCTCCGGCCGAACGAGGAGCTGGCGACCGTCGTCATGCGCCCGCGCGGCTGGCACCTGACCGAGCGGCACCTCGTCGACGCCGACGGCCAACCGGTCCCCGGCGCCTTCGTGGACTTCGGCCTCTACTTCTTCCACAACGCCCAGCGCCTGCTGGACCTCGGCAAGGGCCCGTACTTCTATCTGCCGAAGACGGAGTCGCACCTCGAAGCCCGGCTGTGGAACGACGTGTTCATCTTCGCCCAGGACTACGTCGGCATCCCGCAGGGCACCATCCGCGCGACCGTCCTGATCGAGACGATCACCGCCGCGTACGAGATGGAGGAGATCCTCTACGAACTGCGCGACCACGCCTCGGGGCTCAATGCCGGCCGGTGGGACTACCTATTCTCCATCGTGAAGAACTTCCGTGACGGCGGGCCGAAGTTCGTCCTGCCGGACCGCAACGCGGTGACGATGACCGCCCCGTTCATGCGGGCGTACACCGAACTCCTCGTCCGCACCTGCCACAAGCGCGGCGCGCACGCGATCGGCGGCATGGCGGCCTTCATCCCGTCCCGCAAGGACCCGGAGGTGAACAAGGTCGCCTTCGAGAAGGTCCGCGCCGACAAGGACCGCGAGGCGGAGGACGGTTTCGACGGCTCCTGGGTCGCCCACCCCGACCTGGTGCCCATCGCCATGGAGTCCTTCGACAAGGTCCTCGGTGACAAGCCCAACCAGAAGGACCGGCTGCGCGAGGACGTGCACGTCGAAGCCGCGGACCTGACCGCCATCGACTCACTGGAGGCGAAGCCGACCTACAACGGCCTGGTCAACGCCGTTCAGGTGGGGATCCGTTACATCGAGGCCTGGCTGCGCGGACTCGGCGCGGTCGCCATCTTCAACCTGATGGAGGACGCGGCCACCGCCGAGATCTCCCGCTCGCAGATCTGGCAGTGGATCAACGCGGGCGTCGAGTTCGAGAACGGCGAGAAGGCCACGCCCGAGCTGGCCCGCAAGGTCGCCACCGAGGAACTCGCCGCCATCCGCGAGGAGGTCGGCGAGGACGCGTTCGCGGCCGGGCACTGGCAGGAGGCCCACGACCTGCTGCTGAAGGTGTCCCTCGACGCGGACTACGCCGACTTCCTCACCCTGCCCGCATACGAACAGCTACACGGCTGA
- a CDS encoding DUF6415 family natural product biosynthesis protein, translating to MSTTMNRDVDAAPVDIETTRETVRLLLGPDDVPEALPAVPTGLDTLTMLLRGQLAVLIPEVEAKASRLPKGSIPRYCALACVGEAAGKLRLGDGGTPAVRVAVARKLARSAKALCDHYDGLDGEAAPEGRKP from the coding sequence GTGAGCACCACGATGAACCGAGACGTCGACGCGGCTCCGGTGGACATTGAGACGACGCGCGAGACCGTGCGCCTCCTGCTCGGTCCGGACGACGTCCCGGAGGCGCTGCCAGCGGTCCCCACGGGGTTGGACACGCTCACCATGCTGCTGAGGGGGCAGCTGGCGGTCCTGATCCCCGAGGTCGAGGCGAAGGCCTCGCGGCTGCCGAAGGGGAGCATCCCGCGGTACTGTGCGCTCGCTTGTGTCGGCGAGGCGGCTGGGAAACTTCGGCTGGGGGACGGCGGCACACCGGCTGTCCGCGTTGCCGTGGCACGGAAGTTGGCCCGCTCCGCCAAAGCCCTGTGCGACCACTATGACGGACTCGACGGCGAAGCAGCTCCGGAAGGCAGGAAGCCGTGA
- a CDS encoding HipA family kinase: MLREVTATRYIEPLRSGGSVPGVVEADDLGTYVVKFTGSAQGHKALVAEVIVGELARALGLRFPELVLVHFDPAVAAGEPHHEVRGLHTASAGVNLGMDYLPGARDVTPEVAEDFPVDPLEAGRIVWLDALTVNVDRTIHSSNLMVWPTLGIAPPRLWLIDHGAALVFHHRWGTTDPGKRYDFRQHALGRYGPDVRAADAELAPRVTRALLRGIVAEVPDAWLAEDAGSGTPDDVRDAYADYLLARVRLSPQWLPTDFPSPAELAAEQAARAAKTRRGRPDWLKQVPDLHGRPAVEHDGTVHLG; the protein is encoded by the coding sequence ATGCTGAGAGAGGTCACCGCCACCCGCTACATCGAACCCCTCCGTTCCGGCGGCTCGGTCCCCGGCGTTGTAGAGGCCGACGACCTGGGCACCTACGTCGTGAAGTTCACCGGATCGGCGCAGGGACACAAGGCGCTGGTCGCCGAAGTGATCGTCGGTGAACTCGCGCGTGCGCTCGGCCTGCGCTTCCCGGAGCTGGTCCTCGTCCACTTCGACCCGGCCGTCGCCGCCGGCGAGCCCCATCACGAGGTGCGGGGCCTGCACACTGCGAGCGCGGGGGTGAACCTCGGCATGGACTATCTGCCGGGAGCCCGGGACGTCACCCCCGAGGTTGCGGAGGATTTCCCGGTGGACCCTCTGGAGGCGGGCCGGATCGTCTGGCTGGATGCGCTGACCGTCAATGTGGACCGCACGATCCACAGCTCCAACCTGATGGTCTGGCCCACGCTCGGCATCGCGCCGCCGCGCCTGTGGCTCATCGACCATGGTGCCGCCCTCGTCTTCCACCATCGTTGGGGCACCACGGACCCCGGCAAGAGGTATGACTTCCGGCAGCATGCCCTTGGCCGCTACGGCCCCGATGTGCGGGCCGCCGACGCCGAACTGGCGCCCCGAGTGACCAGGGCTCTGCTGCGTGGGATCGTCGCCGAGGTGCCGGACGCCTGGCTGGCCGAGGACGCCGGGTCCGGCACGCCCGACGACGTCCGGGACGCCTACGCCGACTATCTCCTGGCCCGTGTCCGGCTCTCCCCACAGTGGCTGCCCACCGATTTCCCGAGCCCTGCGGAACTGGCGGCGGAGCAGGCCGCCCGCGCGGCGAAGACCAGGCGGGGTCGTCCGGACTGGCTCAAGCAGGTTCCCGATCTGCACGGCAGGCCGGCGGTGGAACACGACGGGACGGTGCACCTGGGGTGA
- a CDS encoding NAD(P)-dependent oxidoreductase: MDPVRRDGARTAGTPRKVCIVGASGRLGRYMVRHALERGYEVVGVCREQSVGKLAEFEGRITVVPGATDDRAVIARAVDGCDAVLTVLAPWGMNHYASGTAQAVLDHAAPDARLVFSCGWHITRDGKDVYPLRLRAFVAAFGRLAKLARLVDLDDQVEACRRIFASDTRWTVVRGSDLEEGESQGLPVWSRHVGDPVLASNLTRRVDFALFMVEALRNDELVRQAPAIVGRLSPSALAHAPADQAA; this comes from the coding sequence GTGGATCCGGTGAGGCGGGACGGTGCTCGCACAGCGGGCACACCGAGGAAGGTCTGCATCGTCGGAGCGTCCGGCAGGCTCGGGCGCTACATGGTCCGGCACGCGCTGGAGCGGGGCTACGAGGTGGTGGGCGTCTGCCGGGAGCAGAGCGTGGGCAAACTCGCCGAGTTCGAGGGCCGCATCACGGTCGTGCCCGGGGCGACCGACGACCGGGCGGTGATCGCACGGGCCGTCGACGGGTGCGACGCGGTGCTCACCGTGCTGGCTCCTTGGGGGATGAACCACTACGCCTCCGGCACGGCCCAGGCCGTACTCGACCACGCCGCTCCGGACGCCCGGCTGGTCTTCTCCTGCGGGTGGCACATCACGCGCGACGGCAAGGACGTGTACCCGCTCAGACTCAGGGCGTTCGTGGCGGCCTTCGGACGGCTGGCGAAGCTCGCCAGGCTCGTGGACCTGGACGACCAGGTGGAGGCGTGCCGCAGGATCTTCGCCAGCGACACCCGCTGGACCGTGGTGCGCGGCAGCGACCTGGAGGAGGGCGAGAGCCAGGGGCTGCCCGTCTGGAGCCGGCACGTGGGCGACCCGGTCCTGGCGAGCAACCTGACGCGCCGTGTGGACTTCGCCCTGTTCATGGTCGAGGCACTGCGCAACGACGAACTCGTCCGGCAGGCACCGGCGATCGTGGGACGGCTCAGCCCCTCCGCGCTCGCCCACGCGCCCGCGGACCAAGCGGCCTGA
- a CDS encoding TetR/AcrR family transcriptional regulator C-terminal domain-containing protein, which yields MAARESRTPARHRDQPLSRQSVLRAAVDLADEAGVGALTMRRLAERLGVEAMSLYHHVANKEAILDGMVDAVFDEVDLPPAGLDWKAAMRQRAVSMRAALARHPWAIGLMESRANPGPGTLRHHDAVIGALRSGGFGVAGAAHAFSVLDSYVYGFALQETSLPFESSGGDLDELAEAVLGTMSPGDFPHLTEMIVGHTMKPGYAYADEFAIGLDLILDGLELRRALWQ from the coding sequence TTGGCCGCCCGTGAATCCCGCACCCCGGCACGCCACCGGGACCAGCCGCTGAGCAGGCAGTCGGTGCTCCGCGCGGCGGTGGACCTGGCCGACGAGGCGGGCGTGGGCGCGTTGACCATGCGCAGGCTCGCCGAGCGCCTCGGCGTCGAGGCCATGTCGCTGTACCACCACGTGGCCAACAAGGAGGCGATCCTCGACGGCATGGTCGACGCGGTCTTCGACGAGGTCGACCTCCCGCCGGCCGGGCTCGACTGGAAGGCCGCCATGCGGCAGCGGGCGGTCTCGATGCGCGCCGCACTCGCCCGTCACCCCTGGGCGATCGGCCTCATGGAGTCGCGCGCCAACCCCGGTCCGGGGACGCTGCGCCACCACGACGCGGTCATCGGCGCCCTGCGGTCGGGCGGCTTCGGCGTCGCGGGTGCGGCGCACGCGTTCTCGGTGCTGGACAGCTACGTCTACGGATTCGCGCTGCAGGAGACCAGCCTGCCGTTCGAGTCGTCCGGCGGCGATCTCGACGAACTGGCCGAGGCCGTCCTGGGCACGATGTCCCCCGGCGACTTCCCGCACCTCACCGAGATGATCGTCGGCCACACCATGAAGCCCGGATACGCCTACGCCGACGAGTTCGCCATCGGCCTCGACCTGATCCTCGACGGCCTGGAACTGCGGCGCGCCCTCTGGCAGTGA
- a CDS encoding IucA/IucC family protein, whose amino-acid sequence MDRVDLHPSTGTAGPPSSGSVGRRADAYAAAPLLNCLLREVAEPLPEAGERRIHRLPSGRLLRVRPGRRPADPELHAAGTWHRVGHTELVKLVAEEMRRHTGLPGGDLPAEMIDSRDAVAALLAARAQATPPRNAYLYSEQSLLTGHPYHPAPKARGGGPVGSWLPYAPEAHACFPLALLGVREDQVAEEGDTSALDALGSAPPGYRLLPAHPWQLGLVARELAPAFADGRLLRLGTTPYPAWPTAAVRTVYEPRRDLFLKFSLDVRITNDIRRLWRHDLRKLRRTDTTVQQAFATMGPSVPASWLSDRGYRTAAFAFEELAVLVRDGLHGHLLPGATALLAASLAEGFDGSPHATAADPLAWWEAYLRQVVPPALTAFSDHGVVLEAHLQNTLVAVDAAGTPVQALFRDAEGAKLLTDVSRAAGWERLVYCLVVNHLSEIAATLAEDHPGLDPWPAVRRELARHDLPEIPALLASPTLPGKTNLLLRWTGADGADARYQPVPNPLAGA is encoded by the coding sequence ATGGATCGTGTGGACCTCCATCCCTCCACCGGCACTGCCGGCCCGCCGTCCAGCGGCTCCGTCGGGCGACGCGCCGACGCTTACGCGGCCGCGCCCCTGCTCAACTGTCTCTTGCGCGAGGTGGCCGAGCCCCTCCCGGAAGCCGGCGAGCGGCGTATCCACCGGCTGCCGAGCGGGCGACTGCTGCGCGTGCGCCCCGGGCGGCGCCCCGCCGACCCCGAGCTGCACGCGGCCGGCACCTGGCACCGGGTCGGCCACACCGAACTGGTCAAACTCGTCGCCGAGGAAATGCGCCGGCACACCGGACTGCCGGGCGGCGACCTGCCCGCCGAGATGATCGACTCTCGGGACGCCGTCGCCGCCCTGCTCGCCGCCCGCGCACAGGCGACGCCGCCCAGGAACGCGTACCTGTACTCCGAGCAGTCCCTGCTCACCGGCCACCCCTACCACCCGGCCCCCAAGGCCCGCGGAGGCGGCCCGGTCGGCTCCTGGCTGCCCTACGCCCCCGAGGCCCATGCGTGCTTCCCGCTGGCGCTGCTGGGCGTTCGCGAGGACCAGGTGGCCGAGGAGGGCGACACCAGCGCACTGGACGCCCTCGGCTCGGCACCGCCCGGCTACCGGCTGCTGCCCGCGCATCCCTGGCAACTCGGCCTCGTCGCCCGCGAACTCGCCCCCGCCTTCGCCGACGGCCGCCTGCTCCGGCTCGGCACCACCCCCTACCCCGCCTGGCCCACGGCGGCGGTCCGCACGGTGTACGAGCCCCGGCGCGATCTGTTCCTGAAGTTCAGCCTGGACGTCCGCATCACGAACGACATCCGCCGGCTGTGGCGGCACGACCTGCGGAAACTGCGCCGGACCGACACCACCGTCCAGCAAGCCTTCGCCACCATGGGACCGTCCGTGCCCGCGTCCTGGCTGAGCGACCGGGGCTACCGCACGGCCGCCTTCGCCTTCGAGGAACTCGCCGTCCTCGTCCGGGACGGCCTGCACGGCCATCTACTGCCGGGCGCCACCGCGTTGCTCGCCGCGAGCCTCGCGGAGGGCTTCGACGGCAGCCCGCATGCCACCGCGGCCGATCCCCTGGCCTGGTGGGAGGCGTACCTGCGGCAGGTCGTCCCGCCCGCCCTGACCGCGTTCAGCGACCACGGGGTCGTCCTGGAGGCCCATCTGCAGAACACCCTCGTCGCCGTGGACGCCGCCGGTACGCCCGTGCAGGCACTGTTCCGGGACGCCGAGGGGGCCAAGCTGCTGACGGACGTCTCGCGCGCCGCCGGCTGGGAGCGACTGGTGTACTGCCTGGTCGTCAACCACCTCAGCGAGATCGCGGCCACTCTCGCCGAAGACCACCCCGGCCTGGATCCGTGGCCCGCCGTCCGCCGTGAACTCGCCCGGCACGACCTGCCCGAGATCCCGGCCCTGCTGGCCTCGCCCACCCTCCCCGGCAAGACCAACCTGCTGCTGCGCTGGACGGGCGCGGACGGCGCGGACGCCCGCTACCAGCCCGTGCCGAATCCCCTGGCCGGTGCCTGA